Proteins co-encoded in one Cupriavidus taiwanensis genomic window:
- a CDS encoding efflux RND transporter permease subunit, producing the protein MNLSKFFIDRPIFAGVLSVLIFLIGAISMFKLPISEYPEVVPPSVVVRAQYPGANPKVIAETVASPLEEQINGVEDMLYMSSQSNSDGLLTLTVTFKLGTDPDKAQQLVQNRVSQAEPRLPEDVRRLGITTVKSSPDLTMVVHLVSPNDRYDMTYLRNYAVINVKDRLARLQGVGQVQLFGSGDYAMRVWLNPEKMAERQLATGDVIKAIREQNVQVAAGVIGQSPSLPGADLQLSVNAQGRLSTVEEFGDIVVRTSADGAVTYLKDVARIELGASEYALRSLLDNKPAVAIPIFQAPGSNAIQISDDVRKTMEELKQNFPDGIDYSIVYDPTQFVRHSIEAVTHTLFEAIALVVLVVILFLQTWRASIIPLLAVPVSIVGTFGLMHLFGFSINALSLFGLVLAIGIVVDDAIVVVENVERNIEEGLTPKEATYKAMREVSGPIIAIALTLIAVFVPLAFMTGLTGQFYKQFALTISISTIISAFNSLTLSPALSALLLKSHDAPKDWLSRWMDRVFGGFFKRFNRFFGRSAESYGRGVKGVIRRKGSVFGVYAVMLALTWGVFQLVPKGFVPAQDKQYLVGFAKLPDGATLDRTEDVIRKMSEIALKHPGVESAVAFPGLSINGFTNSPSAGIVFATLKPFEERKSAELGGAAIAAELNQKYAAIQDAFIAVFPPPPVQGLGTIGGFKLMIEDRAALGYDALFEATNAFANKARATPELTGIFSNYQVNVPQLDVRLDRVKAKQLGVPVTDVFDTLQTYLGSAYVNDFNKFGRTYQVKVQADAPFRAHAEDILQLKTRNAAGDMVPLSSLVQVKQGFGPDSVVRYNGFTAADMNGGPAPGFSSGQAQAAAERIAAETLPKGIKFEWTELTYQDILAGNAGIWIFPLCVLLVFLVLAAQYESLTLPLAVILIVPMSLLAAMTGVWLTQGDNNIFTQIGFIVLVGLSAKNAILIVEFARELEHHGRTVVQAAIEASRLRLRPILMTSFAFIMGVVPLVVSTGAGAEMRHAMGVAVFAGMLGVTFFGLFLTPVFYVALRLLATRGQRRKSSASVEHQAMASAE; encoded by the coding sequence ATGAATCTCTCAAAATTCTTTATCGACCGCCCCATCTTCGCGGGGGTGCTGTCGGTGCTGATCTTCCTGATCGGCGCCATCTCGATGTTCAAGCTGCCGATCTCGGAGTACCCGGAAGTGGTGCCGCCGTCGGTGGTGGTGCGCGCGCAGTATCCGGGCGCCAACCCCAAGGTCATCGCCGAGACCGTCGCGTCGCCGCTCGAAGAGCAGATCAATGGCGTCGAGGACATGCTGTACATGTCGTCGCAGTCCAACAGCGACGGCCTGCTCACGCTGACCGTGACCTTCAAGCTGGGCACCGACCCGGACAAGGCGCAGCAGCTGGTGCAGAACCGCGTCTCGCAGGCCGAGCCGCGCCTGCCTGAGGACGTACGCCGGCTGGGCATCACCACCGTCAAGAGCTCGCCGGACCTGACCATGGTGGTCCACCTGGTCTCGCCCAACGACCGCTATGACATGACCTACCTGCGCAACTACGCGGTGATCAACGTCAAGGACCGGCTGGCGCGGCTGCAGGGCGTGGGCCAGGTGCAGCTGTTCGGCTCGGGCGACTACGCCATGCGCGTGTGGCTCAACCCGGAAAAGATGGCCGAGCGCCAGCTCGCCACCGGCGACGTGATCAAGGCTATCCGCGAGCAGAACGTGCAGGTGGCGGCCGGCGTGATCGGCCAGTCGCCGTCGCTGCCGGGCGCCGACCTGCAGCTCTCGGTCAATGCCCAGGGCCGCCTGAGCACGGTGGAAGAGTTCGGCGATATCGTCGTGCGCACCTCCGCCGATGGCGCCGTGACCTACCTGAAGGACGTCGCCCGCATCGAGCTGGGCGCATCGGAATACGCATTGCGCTCGCTGCTCGACAACAAGCCCGCGGTGGCGATTCCCATCTTCCAGGCGCCGGGCTCCAACGCCATCCAGATCTCGGATGACGTGCGCAAGACCATGGAGGAGCTGAAGCAGAACTTCCCGGACGGCATCGACTACAGCATCGTCTACGACCCCACGCAGTTCGTGCGCCACTCGATCGAGGCGGTGACGCACACGCTGTTCGAGGCGATTGCGCTGGTGGTCCTGGTGGTGATCCTGTTCCTGCAGACCTGGCGTGCGTCGATCATCCCGCTGCTGGCGGTGCCGGTGTCGATCGTCGGTACCTTCGGGCTGATGCATCTGTTCGGCTTCTCGATCAACGCGCTGTCGCTGTTCGGGCTGGTGCTGGCGATCGGCATCGTGGTCGACGACGCGATCGTGGTGGTGGAGAACGTCGAGCGCAATATCGAGGAAGGGCTGACGCCGAAGGAGGCCACCTACAAGGCCATGCGCGAAGTCAGCGGCCCCATCATCGCGATCGCGCTGACGCTGATCGCGGTGTTCGTGCCGCTGGCCTTCATGACCGGCCTGACCGGGCAGTTCTACAAGCAGTTCGCGCTGACGATCTCGATCTCGACCATCATCTCCGCGTTCAACTCGCTGACGCTGTCGCCGGCGCTGTCGGCGCTGCTGCTGAAGAGCCACGACGCCCCCAAGGACTGGCTGTCGCGCTGGATGGACCGCGTCTTCGGCGGCTTCTTCAAGCGCTTCAACAGGTTCTTCGGCCGCAGCGCCGAGAGCTATGGCCGCGGCGTGAAGGGCGTGATCCGCCGCAAGGGTTCGGTGTTCGGCGTCTATGCGGTGATGCTGGCGCTGACCTGGGGGGTGTTCCAGCTGGTGCCCAAGGGCTTCGTGCCGGCGCAGGACAAGCAGTACCTGGTGGGCTTTGCCAAGCTGCCTGACGGTGCCACGCTGGACCGCACCGAAGACGTGATCCGCAAGATGAGCGAGATCGCGCTCAAGCATCCGGGCGTGGAATCGGCGGTGGCCTTCCCGGGCCTGTCGATCAACGGCTTCACCAACAGCCCGAGCGCCGGCATCGTGTTCGCCACGCTCAAGCCGTTCGAGGAGCGCAAGAGCGCCGAGCTGGGCGGCGCGGCCATCGCGGCCGAGCTGAACCAGAAGTACGCGGCGATCCAGGATGCCTTTATCGCGGTGTTCCCGCCGCCGCCCGTGCAGGGCCTGGGCACCATCGGCGGCTTCAAGCTGATGATCGAGGACCGTGCGGCGCTGGGCTATGACGCGCTGTTCGAGGCCACCAACGCGTTCGCCAACAAGGCGCGCGCCACGCCCGAGCTGACCGGCATCTTCAGCAACTACCAGGTCAACGTGCCGCAGCTCGACGTCAGGCTGGACCGCGTCAAGGCCAAGCAGCTTGGCGTGCCGGTGACGGATGTGTTCGACACGCTGCAGACCTACCTGGGCTCGGCCTATGTCAATGACTTCAACAAGTTCGGCCGGACCTACCAGGTCAAGGTGCAGGCCGACGCGCCGTTCCGCGCCCATGCCGAGGACATCCTGCAGCTGAAGACGCGCAACGCCGCCGGCGACATGGTGCCGCTGTCGTCGCTGGTGCAGGTGAAGCAGGGCTTCGGTCCCGACAGCGTGGTGCGCTACAACGGCTTTACCGCCGCCGACATGAACGGCGGGCCCGCGCCGGGCTTCTCGTCGGGCCAGGCGCAGGCCGCCGCCGAGCGCATCGCCGCGGAAACGCTGCCGAAGGGCATCAAGTTCGAATGGACCGAGCTGACCTACCAGGACATCCTGGCCGGCAATGCGGGGATCTGGATCTTCCCGCTGTGCGTGCTGCTGGTGTTCCTGGTGCTGGCTGCCCAGTACGAAAGCCTGACGCTGCCGCTGGCGGTGATCCTGATCGTGCCGATGAGCCTGCTGGCGGCGATGACCGGGGTGTGGCTGACGCAGGGCGACAACAACATCTTCACGCAGATCGGCTTTATCGTGCTGGTGGGCTTGTCAGCGAAAAACGCGATCCTGATCGTCGAGTTCGCGCGCGAGCTGGAGCATCACGGCCGCACCGTGGTGCAGGCCGCGATTGAGGCAAGCCGCCTGCGCCTGCGCCCGATCCTGATGACGTCGTTCGCGTTCATCATGGGCGTGGTGCCGCTGGTGGTCTCCACCGGCGCCGGCGCCGAGATGCGCCATGCGATGGGCGTGGCGGTGTTCGCGGGGATGCTTGGCGTGACCTTCTTCGGGCTGTTCCTGACGCCGGTGTTCTACGTGGCGCTGAGGCTGCTGGCTACGCGGGGCCAGCGGCGTAAGTCGTCGGCGTCGGTGGAACATCAGGCGATGGCGTCCGCTGAATAG
- a CDS encoding CDP-alcohol phosphatidyltransferase family protein, with the protein MNTRPERPRHFSMLRELQLADVFTLGNAACGMGSVFFAMFFVADQRLSHFYTAAALAPLAFIFDVLDGRIARWRHAHSALGRELDSLADVISFGVGPATLAFAAGMRGGWDLAVLIYFVCCGVSRLARFNVTAESLAAGSDSGKVAYFEGTPIPTSVLLTAVLAWCASQGLLGGELPGGAWVLGPAVLHPLVLLFALSGTLMVSKTLRIPKF; encoded by the coding sequence ATGAACACCCGGCCCGAACGTCCCCGCCATTTCTCGATGCTGCGCGAACTGCAGCTGGCCGATGTCTTCACGCTCGGCAACGCGGCCTGCGGCATGGGCTCGGTGTTCTTCGCGATGTTCTTCGTCGCGGACCAGCGGCTGTCGCATTTCTACACGGCGGCGGCGCTGGCGCCGCTGGCGTTTATCTTCGACGTGCTGGACGGGCGCATCGCGCGCTGGCGCCATGCGCATTCGGCATTGGGGCGCGAGCTGGACTCACTGGCCGACGTGATCTCGTTCGGCGTCGGCCCCGCCACGCTGGCCTTTGCCGCCGGCATGCGCGGCGGCTGGGACCTGGCGGTGCTGATCTACTTTGTCTGCTGTGGCGTCAGCCGGCTGGCGCGCTTCAACGTCACCGCCGAATCGCTGGCGGCGGGCAGCGACAGCGGCAAGGTTGCGTACTTCGAAGGCACGCCCATCCCCACCAGCGTGCTGCTGACCGCGGTGCTGGCATGGTGCGCCTCGCAGGGCCTGCTGGGCGGCGAACTGCCTGGCGGCGCATGGGTGCTGGGTCCGGCCGTGCTGCATCCGCTGGTGCTGCTGTTCGCGCTGTCGGGCACGCTGATGGTCAGCAAGACGCTGCGCATCCCGAAGTTCTGA
- a CDS encoding efflux transporter outer membrane subunit, translated as MIAHITRQLPRIATLAAALVLAGCSLAPTYKVPETATVPAFKEAEAAQAEGAQWKTATPAEGQHRGEWWKIFGDAELDRLIAAAGESNQDLAIAAARLKQARAFTGATEADLYPQLSVGLDPTRSQPSAASQGLPDGTRVPPQTVLKARAFASYELDLFGRVASSVNAARAEGEAAEDLYRSVQLALQADVAQAYFALRTLDSERDLLNATIRLREDALSLLKKRYDAGETTDLDPARAEAELGTARADLAGIERRRANQEHALAVLTGVPPAAFSLPSRPFDAAPVAIPAGLPSELLERRPDIAAAERQMAAANARIGVAKAAFFPRITLTGLFGFESADLSNLFKWSSRTWMLGPLLGSSIAQTVFDGGRNSANLAGARAAHEETVASYRQTVLVAFREVEDSLADVRWLSQQAGALDSALGGARRAARISRSRYDAGAVDYLTVIDADRTVLQSQREANQVAGLRAAATVSLVRRLGGGWGPLPATVAAAPAAAAEGAAAPVAR; from the coding sequence ATGATTGCCCACATCACAAGGCAGTTGCCCCGAATCGCCACGCTGGCCGCCGCGCTGGTGCTGGCCGGCTGCTCGCTGGCACCGACCTACAAGGTGCCGGAGACGGCCACCGTGCCGGCCTTCAAGGAAGCCGAGGCCGCCCAGGCCGAAGGCGCGCAATGGAAGACCGCGACGCCGGCCGAGGGCCAGCATCGCGGCGAATGGTGGAAGATCTTCGGCGACGCCGAACTGGACCGCCTGATCGCCGCAGCCGGCGAATCCAACCAGGATCTCGCCATCGCCGCGGCCCGCCTGAAGCAGGCGCGCGCCTTCACCGGTGCCACCGAGGCCGACCTCTACCCGCAGCTGAGCGTGGGGCTGGACCCGACCCGCTCGCAGCCGTCGGCGGCGTCGCAGGGCCTGCCCGACGGCACCCGCGTGCCGCCGCAGACGGTGCTGAAGGCGCGCGCCTTCGCCAGCTATGAACTGGACCTGTTCGGCCGCGTCGCGTCCAGCGTCAACGCCGCGCGCGCCGAAGGCGAGGCCGCGGAAGACCTGTACCGCTCGGTGCAGCTGGCGCTGCAGGCCGACGTGGCGCAGGCGTATTTCGCGCTGCGCACGCTGGACAGCGAGCGCGACTTGCTCAACGCCACCATCCGGCTGCGCGAGGATGCGCTGTCGCTGCTGAAGAAGCGCTATGACGCCGGCGAAACCACCGATCTCGATCCGGCCCGCGCCGAAGCGGAACTGGGTACCGCGCGCGCGGACCTGGCCGGCATCGAGCGCCGCCGCGCCAACCAGGAGCATGCGCTGGCGGTGCTGACCGGCGTGCCGCCGGCGGCGTTCTCGCTGCCGTCCCGGCCGTTCGATGCCGCGCCGGTGGCGATTCCCGCCGGGCTGCCTTCGGAGCTGCTGGAGCGGCGCCCGGACATCGCCGCGGCGGAACGCCAGATGGCGGCGGCCAATGCGCGCATCGGCGTGGCCAAGGCGGCGTTTTTCCCGCGCATCACGCTGACCGGGCTGTTCGGCTTTGAATCGGCCGATCTCTCCAACCTGTTCAAGTGGTCCTCGCGCACCTGGATGCTGGGGCCGCTGCTCGGCTCCAGCATCGCGCAGACCGTGTTCGACGGCGGCCGCAACAGCGCCAACCTGGCCGGCGCCCGCGCCGCCCACGAGGAAACGGTGGCAAGCTACCGCCAGACCGTGCTGGTGGCCTTCCGCGAGGTGGAGGACAGCCTCGCGGACGTGCGCTGGCTCAGCCAGCAGGCCGGCGCGCTGGACAGCGCACTCGGCGGCGCCAGGCGGGCGGCGCGCATCTCGCGCAGCCGCTATGACGCGGGCGCGGTCGACTACCTGACGGTGATCGATGCCGACCGCACCGTGCTGCAGTCGCAGCGCGAGGCCAACCAGGTTGCCGGACTGCGCGCGGCCGCCACGGTATCGCTGGTGCGCCGGCTGGGCGGCGGCTGGGGTCCGCTGCCGGCAACGGTGGCCGCGGCGCCGGCAGCTGCGGCCGAGGGCGCGGCCGCTCCGGTGGCGCGCTAA
- a CDS encoding DUF2127 domain-containing protein, whose amino-acid sequence MAKQGALGLRSIALFEAAKGLLVIVAGLGLAALLHRDAQALAEAIIQRWHVNPASRYPTIFLSLLQHPDNARLWAIGGSAAVYALMRFAEAYGLWRGLAWGNWIGVWSGGIYIPLELYEALVHPSWLHGALAAANLLVVLYLARGLLARSTTKGS is encoded by the coding sequence ATGGCAAAGCAGGGCGCACTGGGACTCAGGAGCATTGCGTTGTTCGAGGCCGCCAAGGGGCTGCTGGTGATCGTGGCGGGGCTGGGCCTGGCCGCACTGCTGCATCGCGATGCCCAGGCGCTGGCCGAAGCCATCATCCAGCGCTGGCATGTCAACCCGGCCAGCCGCTATCCCACCATCTTCCTGTCGCTGCTGCAGCATCCCGACAATGCGCGCCTGTGGGCCATCGGCGGATCCGCCGCGGTCTATGCGCTGATGCGCTTTGCCGAGGCCTACGGGCTGTGGCGCGGGCTGGCCTGGGGCAACTGGATCGGGGTGTGGTCGGGCGGCATCTATATCCCGCTGGAACTGTACGAGGCACTGGTCCATCCCAGCTGGCTGCATGGCGCGCTGGCCGCGGCCAACCTGCTGGTGGTGCTCTATCTGGCGCGCGGGCTGCTGGCCAGGTCGACCACCAAAGGGTCGTGA
- a CDS encoding SRPBCC family protein — translation MLVRHRKPLWGFVFAALTVGALVAPLPGLDRTAIHDEVVIARPPAQVFDFVATPRHWPAWHPASLAVAGATDHPLGHGERVAETFVLARRGGVVVWTVIESQPPRTWSIEGLAGGRRVGTITYRLTPTMSPSLTPSAERTRFEREFRYRSPTLLFALINRLTLRDQLQAESTEAVRRLKSLLEAQPAP, via the coding sequence ATGCTTGTCCGACACAGGAAACCGCTCTGGGGCTTCGTCTTTGCCGCGCTCACCGTGGGCGCGCTGGTGGCGCCGCTGCCGGGGCTGGACCGCACCGCCATCCATGACGAGGTGGTGATCGCGCGCCCGCCGGCGCAGGTCTTCGATTTTGTTGCAACGCCGCGCCACTGGCCCGCCTGGCATCCGGCGTCGCTGGCGGTGGCGGGCGCGACCGACCATCCGCTCGGGCACGGCGAACGCGTCGCCGAAACCTTCGTGCTGGCCCGGCGCGGCGGGGTGGTGGTCTGGACGGTGATCGAAAGCCAGCCGCCGCGCACGTGGTCGATCGAAGGGCTGGCCGGAGGGCGCCGCGTCGGCACCATCACCTACCGGCTGACGCCGACGATGTCACCGTCGCTGACACCATCGGCCGAACGCACGCGCTTCGAGCGGGAGTTTCGCTACCGCTCGCCCACGCTTCTGTTCGCACTGATCAACCGACTGACGCTGCGCGACCAGCTGCAGGCCGAGTCCACCGAAGCCGTGCGCCGGCTCAAGTCGCTGCTGGAGGCCCAGCCTGCACCCTAG
- a CDS encoding MFS transporter produces the protein MFAQALSSRLDRRGIHYAWLIAALTFLVMLTTSAALGLPGAFLQPLTREMGWNTDQISSILAFRFALFGLMAPFSALLMDRFGVRNVVCAALALIAGGMALATVSTELWQLFVAWGLMLGVGSGLTALVLAAVVANRWFSARRGLVIGILTASAATGQLAFLPVAAWLIEHMGWRVAVLPVLAACAVLALLVFGLMRSRPAEVGLAAFGEVPATTPVPPAPVVAVPFTLSGPFRVLRDAARTQTFWILAGTFFICGLSTNGLIQTHFIALCGDFGMGPVPAASALAMMGAFDFVGTILSGWLSDRYDSRKLLFWYYALRGLSLFWLPHSTFTLYGLSIFAMFYGLDWIATVPPTVKLAATAFGRERAPMVFGWIFAAHQIGAAVAAFGAGLSRTLLLTYTPALYAAGAACLVAALMALMVSRTRTAERTEPATA, from the coding sequence ATGTTCGCGCAAGCCCTTTCCAGCCGGCTCGACCGGCGCGGCATCCACTACGCGTGGCTGATTGCCGCCCTGACCTTCCTGGTGATGCTGACCACCTCGGCCGCGCTGGGCCTGCCCGGGGCCTTCCTGCAGCCGCTGACCAGGGAGATGGGCTGGAACACCGACCAGATCTCGTCGATCCTGGCGTTCCGCTTCGCGCTGTTCGGGCTGATGGCGCCGTTCTCGGCGCTGCTGATGGACCGCTTCGGCGTGCGCAACGTGGTCTGCGCCGCGCTGGCGCTGATTGCCGGCGGCATGGCGCTGGCCACCGTGTCGACCGAGCTGTGGCAGCTCTTTGTGGCATGGGGCCTGATGCTTGGCGTCGGCTCCGGGCTGACCGCGCTGGTGCTGGCGGCCGTGGTGGCGAACCGCTGGTTCAGCGCGCGGCGCGGCCTGGTGATCGGCATCCTGACGGCCAGCGCGGCCACCGGGCAGCTGGCGTTCCTGCCGGTGGCGGCCTGGCTGATCGAGCATATGGGCTGGCGCGTGGCTGTGCTGCCGGTGCTCGCGGCGTGCGCGGTGCTGGCATTGCTGGTATTCGGCCTGATGCGCAGCCGGCCCGCCGAAGTCGGCCTGGCCGCGTTCGGCGAAGTGCCGGCCACCACGCCAGTGCCACCGGCACCGGTGGTCGCCGTGCCGTTCACGCTGAGCGGCCCGTTCCGTGTGCTGCGCGACGCGGCACGTACCCAGACCTTCTGGATCCTGGCGGGCACGTTCTTTATCTGTGGCCTCAGCACCAACGGCCTGATCCAGACGCATTTCATCGCCCTGTGCGGCGACTTCGGCATGGGTCCGGTGCCGGCGGCGTCGGCGCTGGCCATGATGGGCGCGTTCGATTTCGTCGGCACCATCCTGTCGGGCTGGCTCTCCGACCGCTACGACAGCCGCAAGCTGCTGTTCTGGTACTACGCGCTGCGCGGCCTGTCGCTGTTCTGGCTGCCGCATTCCACCTTCACGCTGTACGGGCTGTCGATCTTTGCGATGTTCTACGGCCTCGACTGGATCGCCACCGTGCCGCCCACGGTCAAGCTGGCGGCCACGGCGTTCGGGCGCGAGCGCGCGCCGATGGTGTTCGGCTGGATCTTCGCGGCCCACCAGATCGGCGCGGCCGTGGCGGCGTTCGGCGCGGGGCTGAGCCGCACGCTGCTGCTGACCTATACGCCGGCGCTGTACGCGGCGGGGGCAGCGTGCCTGGTGGCCGCGCTGATGGCGTTGATGGTCAGCCGCACGCGTACGGCCGAGCGAACGGAGCCTGCAACCGCCTGA
- a CDS encoding TetR/AcrR family transcriptional regulator, which yields MARASREQTNKNREAIEQASSRLFRERGLNGVSVAELMAGAGLTHGGFYGHFASKDALAAQACKRAFEESTARWERRLARAGGDRKAMLANLVEPYLTAAHCAHPGVGCAAAALAVDVAREPAGKPVRQAYAEGLRTMIDDMAQTVASDDPQQRHDQALVRMALLVGALTLARATEGDPLSDEMLNAVRAHLLGSTG from the coding sequence ATGGCACGCGCATCACGTGAGCAAACCAACAAGAACCGCGAGGCGATCGAACAGGCATCGTCGCGGCTGTTCCGCGAGCGCGGCCTCAACGGCGTCAGCGTGGCGGAGTTGATGGCCGGCGCCGGCCTGACCCATGGCGGCTTCTATGGCCACTTTGCCTCGAAGGACGCGCTGGCGGCGCAGGCTTGCAAGCGTGCGTTCGAGGAATCGACCGCGCGCTGGGAGCGCCGCCTCGCGCGCGCCGGCGGCGACCGCAAGGCGATGCTCGCCAATCTGGTCGAGCCCTACCTGACCGCCGCGCATTGCGCCCACCCGGGCGTCGGCTGCGCGGCCGCCGCGCTGGCGGTCGATGTCGCCCGCGAGCCCGCCGGCAAGCCCGTGCGCCAGGCCTATGCGGAAGGGCTGCGAACCATGATCGATGACATGGCGCAGACCGTGGCGTCTGACGATCCACAGCAACGCCACGACCAGGCGCTGGTGCGCATGGCGTTGCTGGTCGGCGCCCTCACGCTGGCGCGCGCCACCGAAGGCGATCCGCTCTCCGACGAGATGCTGAACGCGGTGCGGGCGCACCTGCTGGGCAGCACCGGCTAG
- a CDS encoding antibiotic biosynthesis monooxygenase family protein, translated as MIKEIAQITIKPGMDKQFEHGVSQATPLFLRSHGCHGVQLFRSIEQPDQYTLVVDWETVDDHMVLFRESPEFQQWRGLVAETFAAPPDVHHESKVL; from the coding sequence ATGATCAAGGAAATCGCACAAATCACCATCAAGCCCGGCATGGACAAGCAGTTCGAGCATGGCGTGAGCCAGGCCACGCCGCTGTTCCTGCGCTCGCACGGCTGCCACGGCGTGCAGTTGTTCCGCTCGATCGAGCAGCCCGACCAGTACACGCTGGTGGTGGACTGGGAAACCGTGGACGACCATATGGTCCTGTTCCGCGAATCGCCCGAGTTCCAGCAATGGCGCGGCCTGGTGGCGGAGACCTTTGCCGCGCCGCCCGACGTGCACCACGAGTCCAAGGTCCTGTAA
- a CDS encoding ExeM/NucH family extracellular endonuclease, whose translation MRLPLPERSIALNALPALFLACLLALPSGADAAMQPCGSPATALADVRAPGQASAQAGRMVELQAIVTADFSGDEGLRGFFLQTADAQRVHRPGGSEGLFVYAPRTRANVGDMVRVSGKIEEKFGQTQLVLAGSLLVCTQGLSVTPRTLTLPLADESDLAALEGMLVRLPQTLTVSDTHELGRYGTVVLSHGRPIAPTQQALPGPQARQAAADNARNRLLLDDGSTRQFPAVVPYPPPRLSTDHPLRAGDTVTGVQGVLERRHGQWRLQPVRAAGAPLYRRANPRPAAPPRHPATALRVAAFNLQNYFNGDGVGGGLDAPGNRGAQDAAALARQQAKLVAALRALDADVIGLMEVQNNGYGPTGAIRQLAALLGPDWRVADPGTPALGTDAIAVGLLYNARTALPAGRVASTWLGERSRQPLAATFRAAAGGAPVTVVVNHFKSKNCVEAAGAHADQRDGQGCWNPARVQAADTLARWLGMAPTGVADAGVLVIGDLNSYAMEDPLRLLARRGYADMVARFAGPQAYSYVYEAQAGYLDHVLADAAAAAHVVAVHAWHINADEPAAFSYVPVPRANGTPALYAPGPYRSSDHDPLVVDLASSPRAR comes from the coding sequence ATGCGCCTGCCTCTGCCTGAACGCAGCATTGCCCTGAATGCGCTGCCCGCCCTTTTCCTGGCCTGCCTGCTGGCCCTGCCGTCCGGCGCCGATGCTGCGATGCAGCCATGCGGCAGCCCCGCAACCGCGCTGGCCGACGTGCGCGCCCCCGGCCAGGCCTCGGCGCAGGCGGGAAGGATGGTCGAATTGCAGGCCATCGTCACGGCAGATTTCAGCGGCGACGAGGGACTGCGCGGCTTCTTCCTGCAAACAGCGGACGCGCAGCGCGTGCATCGGCCAGGTGGTTCGGAGGGACTCTTCGTCTATGCGCCACGCACCCGCGCCAACGTGGGCGACATGGTTCGCGTGTCCGGAAAGATCGAGGAAAAATTCGGACAAACGCAGCTGGTGCTGGCTGGCTCGCTGCTGGTCTGCACCCAGGGCCTGTCCGTCACGCCGCGGACGCTGACGCTGCCACTGGCCGACGAGTCCGACCTGGCAGCGCTGGAAGGCATGCTGGTGCGCCTGCCGCAGACTCTGACCGTCAGCGATACCCACGAACTGGGCCGGTATGGCACGGTGGTGCTGAGCCATGGGCGTCCGATCGCGCCTACGCAACAGGCCCTGCCGGGACCGCAGGCGCGCCAGGCAGCGGCAGACAATGCCCGCAACCGGTTGTTGCTCGACGATGGCTCGACACGCCAGTTTCCTGCCGTGGTGCCGTACCCGCCCCCGCGCCTGTCGACAGACCATCCGCTACGCGCCGGCGATACCGTCACCGGCGTGCAGGGCGTGCTGGAGCGGCGCCACGGACAGTGGCGGCTGCAGCCGGTGCGCGCTGCCGGCGCACCGCTCTACCGGCGCGCCAACCCGCGCCCCGCAGCGCCGCCGCGGCATCCCGCCACCGCGCTGCGCGTGGCAGCCTTCAACCTGCAGAACTACTTCAATGGCGACGGCGTGGGCGGTGGCCTCGATGCGCCCGGCAACCGCGGCGCGCAGGACGCGGCCGCGCTGGCGCGACAGCAGGCCAAGCTGGTGGCCGCGCTGCGCGCCCTCGATGCCGACGTGATCGGCCTGATGGAGGTCCAGAACAACGGCTACGGCCCCACCGGCGCGATCCGCCAGCTGGCCGCGCTGCTGGGACCGGACTGGCGCGTAGCCGATCCCGGCACGCCTGCGCTGGGCACCGATGCCATCGCGGTCGGGCTGCTGTACAACGCCCGCACCGCGTTACCCGCCGGCCGGGTGGCCAGCACATGGCTGGGCGAGCGCAGCCGCCAGCCGCTCGCCGCGACTTTCCGCGCCGCGGCGGGCGGCGCGCCGGTGACGGTGGTGGTCAACCATTTCAAGTCCAAGAACTGTGTCGAAGCCGCCGGCGCGCACGCCGACCAGCGCGACGGCCAGGGCTGCTGGAACCCCGCGCGCGTGCAGGCCGCCGACACCCTGGCCCGCTGGCTGGGCATGGCGCCGACCGGCGTCGCCGACGCCGGCGTGCTGGTGATCGGCGACCTGAACAGCTATGCGATGGAGGACCCGCTACGCCTGCTGGCGCGGCGCGGCTATGCCGACATGGTCGCGCGGTTTGCCGGGCCGCAGGCCTACAGCTACGTCTACGAGGCCCAGGCGGGATACCTCGACCATGTGCTGGCCGATGCCGCGGCCGCGGCGCATGTCGTGGCCGTCCACGCCTGGCACATCAATGCCGACGAGCCGGCGGCTTTCTCCTATGTCCCGGTCCCTCGCGCCAATGGCACGCCCGCCCTCTATGCGCCCGGTCCGTACCGGTCTTCGGATCACGACCCTTTGGTGGTCGACCTGGCCAGCAGCCCGCGCGCCAGATAG